In a genomic window of Paraburkholderia phenazinium:
- a CDS encoding helix-turn-helix transcriptional regulator, with translation MTDSLDEAILRVLPSERDSPPWMATPSVIERLEERGHRIPYPKKVRRRLEGLQKDKFVLSTTSGGREILWQRKQWMHGARDSASLMSAAEAVAFHILQRFAGNKLPDAVTKDIEPLFKAAELRMSQEKIDNRVYRAWPDKVDSVDGTFALIRPKLREDIFHIIATATFFEREVLLKYRPAGKTNDEDVKAKALWPLALVESAGVMYMVAQDPAFIPRKDKGKSQWLRSLYRLDRIIEAVESGKDFAYPDDFKLRTYIEAEQAFNFLTEPPVHLSIAFDGNAGNHLKETPMSLDQALEVLPDGRLKVSGTVVPSLKLRWWLRSLGANVEILAPASLREEFAADYRRLAERYQP, from the coding sequence ATGACCGATAGCCTTGATGAAGCAATTCTGCGTGTCCTGCCTTCAGAGCGTGACAGTCCCCCCTGGATGGCAACACCCAGCGTGATCGAGCGGCTGGAAGAGCGCGGGCACCGCATCCCTTATCCGAAGAAAGTGCGCCGCCGGCTAGAGGGGCTGCAGAAAGACAAGTTCGTTCTTTCGACGACATCCGGCGGCCGCGAAATTCTCTGGCAGCGCAAACAATGGATGCATGGCGCGCGGGACAGTGCGAGCCTGATGTCGGCCGCGGAGGCCGTGGCCTTCCACATCCTGCAGCGCTTTGCGGGCAACAAGCTGCCGGACGCTGTGACCAAGGATATCGAGCCGCTCTTCAAGGCGGCCGAGTTGCGCATGTCGCAGGAGAAGATCGATAACCGGGTGTATCGGGCGTGGCCGGACAAGGTGGACTCCGTCGACGGTACGTTCGCGCTGATTCGCCCGAAGCTGCGCGAGGATATCTTCCACATCATCGCCACCGCGACGTTCTTCGAACGGGAGGTGCTGTTGAAGTATCGCCCGGCAGGCAAGACCAACGATGAAGACGTTAAAGCGAAGGCGCTCTGGCCGCTGGCACTCGTGGAGTCCGCCGGCGTCATGTATATGGTCGCCCAGGACCCCGCCTTCATTCCGCGCAAGGACAAGGGCAAGAGCCAGTGGCTACGGAGCCTCTACCGGCTCGACCGGATCATCGAAGCCGTCGAGTCAGGTAAAGACTTCGCGTATCCGGACGATTTTAAGCTGCGCACTTATATCGAGGCCGAGCAGGCATTCAACTTCTTGACCGAACCGCCGGTGCATCTAAGCATCGCATTCGATGGCAACGCCGGCAACCACCTTAAAGAAACGCCCATGTCGCTCGACCAGGCGCTCGAGGTGTTGCCTGATGGCCGGTTGAAAGTGTCCGGCACGGTTGTTCCCAGTTTGAAACTGCGCTGGTGGTTGCGCTCGCTGGGTGCCAATGTCGAAATCCTCGCGCCGGCGTCGTTGCGCGAGGAATTCGCCGCGGATTACCGCAGGCTGGCGGAACGCTATCAGCCATAA